Below is a window of Veillonella rodentium DNA.
ATTGCCGGATGTAGCCTCTACGATTGTACCACCGGGCTGTAATTCACCGGATTCCACAGCCGCCTGAATAATAGCCGCCGCAATACGATCTTTCACGGAGCCGCCGGGATTAAAATATTCCAGCTTGGCAAAAATGTTAGACTCCGCCCCGACTGTTTTACCAAAGCGTGTAGCCGCTAGCAACGGCGTTTTACCGATTAATTCTACAAAAGATTTTGCGATATTAGACATAGTAATCACTCCTTATCTAACGCTATAAACTATGTAATCATACTGATCATGTTACGAAATAATATGAATTTAAAATAGAACTTTCTATATTAGATGGAGCCATCCCAGTTATCGTATTTAGTATCGAGTTTAGCGTAAGTTCCATCAATCACATCTTGAAGCGTTACGCTGCCCAAATAATCGTGAATGTAGTTTTGCAACCCGGCCCAGAATCCAACGGTCCGCTCATTGATAACCGCATCGGTAGAAACCCCTTCATCAAGAGTGGAAATAATCGCCATGGATTCCTCCGTGGCGAGTAAAATCTCGATTATGGTGTATTCCTCTGGGGCTTTGGATAGTCGATAACCGCCGTATTTTCCACGAATACTATCCACTAAATCAGCCGCCACTAATCGGGCTACAATGCCTTCCAGATATTTTTCGGATATACCTTGACGCTCTGCAACGGATCGTAAGGACACGGGCTTTTCCTGCCCCTGCTCCGCCAAATCGATGAGTACCATCAACGCATATCGGCCTTTTGTGGAAATTCTCATATATTTTGCCTTTCTTTATAAAAGCCAAGACGCTCTAATATATTTAAAATGTAATTCCTATCTACGCTTTCAAAACCTTGTATATCACTAGGAATTAATTTTATTATAAAATAACTGAATCAAAATTGCAAGAACTTATATAACACAAAAGGACCAACCCGAAGGCCAGTCCTTTTGCGTATAGTTTGTAGTTTGTTATATGAGGTTTACCATGATGAATTGGAGAGGGTTCATCAGGTTATTGGGACTTACCGGAATCGATAGGGATACGATCCGCGCCCGTAATATCATTTGAGGAGTTGTCTAAATGGTCTAGATAAA
It encodes the following:
- a CDS encoding RrF2 family transcriptional regulator yields the protein MRISTKGRYALMVLIDLAEQGQEKPVSLRSVAERQGISEKYLEGIVARLVAADLVDSIRGKYGGYRLSKAPEEYTIIEILLATEESMAIISTLDEGVSTDAVINERTVGFWAGLQNYIHDYLGSVTLQDVIDGTYAKLDTKYDNWDGSI